One genomic window of Spirochaetae bacterium HGW-Spirochaetae-1 includes the following:
- a CDS encoding pyridine nucleotide-disulfide oxidoreductase: MNDKKRIIVIGGSAAGPKAAAKARRLDENADIIIIQKSPDLSMASCGYPYYVGGFFDDRNMLLCTPTGVVRDPKFYLNAKGIVAKTETEATKIDRKKKTITIKDMKTGKEELIPYDRLIIATGSVPKKPPIPGADLKGITTLQSMEDADYLRKVRDEKKITKAVIIGGGLIGIETCESLQLAGIEITVIEMLPQLLTFLDWELAKLVENHVRSKNANVITENGIAEFLGENGKLTGVKLQNGIELPCELAIVAIGVNPNSKIAKDAGLEIGVTGGIIVDKYMQTSDPHIYAAGDCVESVNLITGKKVHAPYGDLANLEGRVAGENAAAGNKATFPGTIQTGICKVFDFGAGATGLSEKNAQASGFSDIETVINASPDKPGFMTGLLLVTKLVVDKKSGKILGAQCVGPGDVSKQLATWAMAIKGGLSVEDMVNADLPYAPPFSLAIDHSIATAHIIQNKLKGRMKGISCSEVKKKLDSGEKPFILDTRGPDEYEMMRLGIGERLIPLGALRTRLKEVPANKNAEIICYCKISLRGYEAARILEGRGWTNVKVMEGGIMAWPFPREK; the protein is encoded by the coding sequence ATGAATGATAAAAAAAGAATAATTGTCATCGGCGGATCGGCCGCCGGTCCCAAGGCTGCGGCAAAAGCCCGCCGTCTCGATGAAAATGCCGATATCATCATTATCCAGAAATCACCGGACCTCTCCATGGCATCATGCGGGTATCCCTACTATGTGGGCGGATTTTTTGATGACCGCAACATGCTCCTGTGTACACCCACGGGAGTTGTCCGAGACCCGAAATTTTATCTTAACGCCAAGGGAATCGTCGCAAAAACTGAAACTGAAGCCACAAAGATAGACAGAAAGAAAAAAACCATCACAATAAAGGACATGAAAACCGGCAAAGAAGAATTAATTCCCTATGACCGGCTTATAATCGCCACAGGCTCTGTACCAAAGAAGCCGCCTATTCCCGGTGCCGACCTCAAGGGAATCACCACACTTCAATCCATGGAGGACGCTGATTACCTGAGAAAAGTGCGCGACGAAAAAAAAATAACCAAGGCCGTCATTATCGGCGGCGGGCTCATCGGTATCGAGACCTGCGAGTCTCTACAGCTCGCGGGAATTGAAATTACAGTCATAGAAATGCTCCCCCAACTCCTTACTTTCCTTGATTGGGAGCTGGCAAAACTAGTTGAAAACCACGTCCGCAGCAAAAACGCCAATGTAATAACTGAAAACGGCATTGCCGAGTTTCTCGGCGAGAATGGCAAACTCACGGGAGTGAAGCTCCAAAACGGCATAGAGCTTCCCTGCGAACTGGCTATTGTAGCCATTGGAGTAAACCCCAACTCAAAAATCGCAAAAGATGCAGGGCTTGAAATCGGAGTGACCGGAGGCATAATCGTAGACAAATACATGCAAACATCAGATCCGCACATCTATGCGGCCGGTGACTGTGTTGAATCCGTGAACCTCATAACCGGCAAGAAGGTCCATGCGCCCTACGGCGACCTCGCTAACCTGGAAGGACGAGTTGCAGGTGAAAATGCCGCTGCCGGAAATAAAGCGACGTTCCCGGGGACCATTCAGACAGGAATATGCAAGGTTTTCGACTTCGGTGCAGGAGCCACGGGCCTTTCTGAAAAAAATGCCCAAGCCTCCGGTTTTTCAGATATTGAGACTGTCATAAACGCCAGTCCGGATAAGCCCGGGTTCATGACAGGCCTTCTCCTTGTAACCAAGCTGGTCGTTGACAAAAAAAGCGGGAAAATACTTGGCGCCCAGTGCGTGGGCCCCGGCGATGTAAGCAAACAACTTGCCACATGGGCCATGGCCATAAAAGGAGGCCTTTCCGTTGAAGATATGGTAAATGCCGACCTTCCCTATGCACCGCCCTTCTCCCTTGCTATAGACCACTCCATAGCTACGGCGCATATCATTCAGAACAAACTGAAGGGCCGCATGAAGGGAATTTCATGTTCAGAGGTTAAAAAGAAGCTCGATTCCGGTGAGAAGCCCTTCATTCTCGACACAAGAGGACCCGACGAATATGAAATGATGCGTCTCGGCATAGGTGAACGCTTGATTCCGCTTGGTGCGCTGCGCACCCGGTTAAAAGAAGTCCCTGCTAATAAAAACGCAGAGATTATATGCTACTGCAAAATTTCCCTACGAGGTTATGAGGCGGCCAGGATTCTTGAAGGCAGGGGCTGGACCAACGTAAAAGTGATGGAAGGCGGTATCATGGCATGGCCTTTCCCCAGGGAAAAATAG
- a CDS encoding ferredoxin codes for MKIHIKQEGVQNLKVLVDTNICGGCGLCASECPCKAIIIREFPEIDYDLCTGCGICVESCPLRAMALE; via the coding sequence ATTAAAATTCATATAAAACAAGAAGGAGTACAAAATTTGAAGGTATTAGTGGATACAAATATTTGCGGCGGATGCGGTCTTTGCGCCAGTGAGTGCCCCTGCAAAGCCATCATTATCCGTGAATTCCCGGAAATCGATTATGATCTGTGTACAGGCTGCGGCATTTGCGTCGAATCCTGTCCTCTCAGAGCAATGGCACTGGAGTAA
- a CDS encoding acetyl-CoA hydrolase translates to MNEDSVNLDRLKTRYPEKFTSVREAFGRIQRGNSIFIGSSCGEPQYLVNSLSAFVEENTQAIFGADVFHVWTMGVAPYTEEKFRENFRHSSFFISDSSRDIINRGMGEYTPIALSRIPSLFQRGIIRIDVALIQVSMPDRHGNLSLGISVDIVKSAVESSRLVIAQINSAMPRVHGDSYLHAEDIDILIPYDEAILEYRQEVPDDISSEIGLFAARIIQDGDTIQVGYGSIPNAIMKSLNNKKDLGVHSEMLTDGIVELMRSGIVNNSRKNVDRGKTTVSFCMGSRDTYDYIHENPSVEFRPIDYTNNIFTIASQNNMTAINSALQIDLTGQATAESLGGSFYSGIGGQTDFMRGAALSSGGKAILTMRSTSNDGKISRIVPALDEGASCTLGRGDIHYVVTEYGIAYLYAKNIRERVLSLISIAHPEFRSWLIQEARSRGLIPSDQRYISGDQGIPPRHLEAYRTTEDGLKIFIRPVNINDEDRLKHFFYSLSDKSLYRRFLANIQFIPRDTLQKYSVIDFSREMTILAIVRDNWEETVVGIAQYVTDRTSLMAAASFAVSDAFHSRGIGRILLEYLALLAKKEGLLGFTAMVLRENDIMLHLFESMGWEVEKSRNGGLYDLTMPFSRKME, encoded by the coding sequence ATGAATGAAGACTCTGTCAATCTGGACAGGTTGAAAACCAGGTACCCGGAGAAATTCACATCCGTCCGAGAGGCCTTTGGCAGGATACAGCGGGGTAATTCAATCTTTATCGGTTCCTCATGCGGCGAACCCCAGTATCTCGTTAATTCACTTTCGGCCTTCGTCGAAGAAAATACCCAGGCCATTTTCGGTGCCGATGTTTTTCATGTCTGGACCATGGGAGTGGCTCCTTACACAGAAGAAAAATTCCGTGAAAATTTCCGACACAGCTCATTTTTCATCAGCGACAGTTCCCGTGACATTATCAACCGCGGTATGGGAGAATATACTCCCATTGCACTGTCGCGAATCCCGTCCCTTTTCCAGCGCGGGATTATACGCATTGACGTGGCACTCATTCAGGTTTCCATGCCGGATCGCCATGGAAACCTGAGCCTTGGCATCAGCGTTGATATTGTAAAATCAGCCGTTGAGAGCAGCCGCCTCGTAATCGCACAGATTAATTCTGCAATGCCCCGGGTACACGGAGACAGCTATCTTCACGCCGAAGATATCGATATTCTCATACCTTATGACGAAGCCATACTCGAGTACAGACAGGAGGTTCCCGACGACATCTCCAGCGAAATCGGTCTTTTCGCGGCCCGGATAATCCAGGACGGCGATACCATCCAGGTCGGATACGGCAGCATCCCCAACGCCATAATGAAAAGCCTTAACAACAAGAAAGACCTTGGCGTGCACAGCGAGATGCTCACGGACGGTATCGTTGAACTCATGCGCAGCGGCATAGTAAACAATTCGCGAAAAAATGTAGACCGCGGCAAAACCACCGTGTCCTTCTGCATGGGATCCCGGGATACCTATGACTACATTCACGAAAATCCATCGGTCGAATTCCGCCCCATCGACTACACGAACAATATCTTCACTATCGCTTCCCAGAACAATATGACTGCCATAAACTCTGCCCTGCAGATTGATCTTACCGGTCAGGCAACGGCGGAATCTCTTGGCGGATCGTTCTATAGCGGAATCGGCGGACAGACGGACTTTATGAGGGGAGCCGCCCTTTCTTCAGGAGGAAAAGCAATCCTTACCATGCGCTCTACGTCCAATGACGGGAAAATATCACGCATCGTTCCAGCCCTTGATGAAGGCGCCAGCTGTACCCTGGGCAGGGGAGATATTCATTATGTGGTTACGGAATACGGTATCGCCTACCTGTATGCGAAAAACATTCGCGAACGTGTTTTATCCCTTATCTCCATTGCCCATCCTGAATTCAGATCATGGCTTATCCAGGAGGCCCGGTCAAGAGGGCTGATTCCTTCCGATCAGAGATACATCTCCGGAGATCAGGGCATTCCACCACGCCACCTCGAGGCATATCGTACAACAGAGGACGGCTTGAAGATATTCATCCGACCCGTGAATATCAACGATGAAGACCGCCTGAAACACTTTTTTTATTCCCTCTCGGACAAAAGCCTGTACCGAAGGTTTCTCGCCAACATCCAGTTCATCCCCAGGGACACGCTGCAGAAATATTCCGTCATAGATTTTTCCCGAGAAATGACCATTCTCGCCATAGTCCGTGATAATTGGGAAGAAACCGTTGTAGGCATCGCGCAGTATGTCACGGACCGGACCTCGCTCATGGCAGCGGCATCTTTCGCGGTAAGTGACGCATTTCATAGCAGGGGGATCGGCAGAATACTTCTTGAATACCTGGCCCTCCTGGCAAAAAAAGAAGGTCTGCTGGGTTTTACAGCCATGGTACTGAGGGAAAATGATATTATGCTGCATCTTTTTGAGAGTATGGGCTGGGAAGTGGAAAAATCAAGAAATGGAGGGCTCTACGATCTGACCATGCCCTTCAGCAGGAAAATGGAATAA
- a CDS encoding beta-N-acetylglucosaminidase: protein MNSIMKRIWTGVVLCVMLPLYGNDKTVMEKDMTRPHIIPAPASLVINSGAFVINEKTQIITSWGRDEKRTAYMLAEILRNSTGFPIPVSTRMFNPVEKGRRNVIYFFLDSSLAADPVESYELTVSLDSVLLRAGNHEGIFRGMQTIRQLLPPEATGEKKIITNVAWRVPAVMIKDRPRFSWRGMNLDCSRHFMTKDFILRYLDLLAYYKMNILHLHLTDDQGWRLEIKKYPKLTEIGAWRKEPGGIVHGGYYTREDIREIVEYARERFITVIPEIDMPGHCIAALAAYPRLSCTEKQLEVVPSWGIKQEVYCAGKEETFKFIEDILDEVMDLFPSEYIHIGGDEVLKHRWKKCKRCQERMKEENLEDEVALQGYFIRRVARYVEDEDRKIIGWDEILEGGLAPNAVVQSWRGISGAVEAVRQGHQAIVSPFDYTYFDYGLAKTDLKKVYSFDPMPPSLKKEEKSMVLGTEANMWTEYAPQETIDSKVFPRLLALSEVAWTYPAKRDFVEFQARVKLHYRKLDALQVQYGAETESWIFSIKYFFRDVTAFFGILKEDPSLAMANLKMYFGMDEE, encoded by the coding sequence ATGAACAGTATAATGAAAAGAATATGGACGGGCGTTGTTCTCTGCGTGATGCTTCCGCTTTATGGCAATGATAAAACTGTAATGGAGAAAGACATGACCAGACCGCATATTATTCCGGCGCCGGCATCGCTGGTTATTAATAGCGGCGCCTTTGTCATTAATGAAAAAACACAGATTATCACCAGCTGGGGACGCGATGAAAAAAGAACGGCCTACATGCTGGCCGAAATACTGCGTAATTCCACGGGCTTCCCCATCCCCGTGAGTACCAGGATGTTCAATCCTGTCGAGAAGGGAAGAAGAAATGTTATTTACTTCTTTCTCGATTCGAGCCTTGCTGCGGATCCCGTTGAATCCTATGAACTGACCGTATCGCTCGATTCGGTACTGCTCCGGGCGGGAAACCATGAAGGAATATTCAGAGGCATGCAGACTATCCGGCAACTGCTGCCGCCCGAGGCAACGGGGGAGAAAAAGATTATAACAAACGTGGCATGGAGGGTTCCCGCCGTTATGATCAAGGACAGGCCCCGCTTCTCATGGCGTGGAATGAATCTGGACTGCAGCAGACATTTCATGACAAAGGACTTTATCCTTCGCTACCTGGACCTCCTGGCCTACTATAAGATGAATATCCTGCACCTCCACCTTACCGATGATCAGGGTTGGCGCCTGGAGATTAAGAAATATCCCAAGCTCACGGAAATTGGCGCCTGGCGTAAGGAGCCTGGAGGCATCGTGCACGGCGGCTATTACACACGCGAAGATATCAGGGAAATCGTTGAATATGCCCGTGAACGTTTTATTACGGTTATTCCGGAAATTGATATGCCGGGCCACTGCATCGCGGCCCTGGCTGCATATCCTCGTCTATCCTGCACGGAAAAACAACTCGAAGTGGTGCCCAGCTGGGGAATTAAACAGGAGGTCTATTGCGCAGGCAAGGAGGAGACCTTTAAATTCATTGAGGATATTCTCGACGAGGTGATGGACCTCTTTCCGTCGGAATACATTCATATAGGCGGCGACGAGGTCTTGAAACACCGATGGAAGAAATGCAAACGGTGTCAGGAACGTATGAAGGAAGAGAACCTGGAGGACGAAGTAGCGCTGCAGGGTTATTTCATCAGGCGCGTGGCACGATACGTGGAAGATGAAGACAGGAAGATCATCGGCTGGGATGAGATACTGGAAGGCGGATTGGCGCCCAATGCAGTGGTTCAGTCATGGCGCGGGATCAGCGGCGCTGTAGAGGCGGTGCGGCAGGGACACCAGGCCATCGTATCTCCCTTCGACTACACATATTTTGATTATGGACTGGCAAAAACTGATTTGAAGAAAGTATACAGCTTTGACCCTATGCCTCCTTCACTGAAAAAAGAGGAGAAATCAATGGTCCTGGGTACAGAGGCCAACATGTGGACAGAATACGCGCCGCAGGAAACCATCGACAGCAAGGTGTTTCCCCGGCTTCTGGCTCTGAGCGAAGTGGCGTGGACATATCCCGCTAAAAGGGATTTCGTGGAATTCCAGGCCAGGGTGAAGCTTCATTACCGGAAGCTCGACGCGCTGCAGGTCCAGTACGGAGCTGAAACGGAATCCTGGATATTTTCAATAAAATACTTTTTCCGCGATGTCACGGCATTTTTCGGTATTCTGAAAGAAGACCCTTCGCTGGCCATGGCGAACCTGAAAATGTATTTTGGAATGGATGAAGAATAG
- a CDS encoding hydrolase produces the protein MHKITPTRDEALALLREYTTDPGLIRHALAVESVMRYRARMTDNDENTWGIVGLVHDLDYEKYPREHCTKTASILEERGWPDEIIRAVVSHGWGMFSDVEPLSDMEKFLYACDELTGLVAASALVRPSRSVLDMEVKSVKKKWKDKSFAAGVDRDVIEKGAVMLGLDINELINITILGMRESAELLGLKGEMIP, from the coding sequence ATGCATAAAATAACACCTACAAGAGATGAAGCCCTTGCTCTTCTCCGGGAATATACCACTGACCCGGGCCTCATCCGTCATGCGCTGGCCGTGGAATCGGTTATGAGATACCGGGCCAGGATGACGGACAATGATGAAAACACATGGGGAATCGTCGGTCTTGTCCATGATCTCGACTATGAAAAATATCCCCGTGAGCACTGCACCAAAACGGCTTCAATTCTGGAAGAACGGGGCTGGCCCGATGAAATTATCAGGGCCGTTGTTTCCCATGGCTGGGGAATGTTCAGCGATGTCGAACCGCTAAGCGATATGGAAAAGTTTCTTTACGCCTGCGATGAACTGACCGGACTGGTTGCCGCTTCAGCGCTGGTCAGACCGTCTCGCAGCGTTCTGGACATGGAGGTCAAATCCGTTAAAAAGAAATGGAAGGATAAATCCTTCGCTGCAGGTGTGGACAGGGATGTAATAGAAAAAGGAGCCGTCATGCTGGGACTTGACATCAATGAATTGATCAATATCACCATATTGGGCATGAGGGAATCAGCAGAGTTACTGGGCCTCAAGGGAGAAATGATACCATAG
- a CDS encoding ferric uptake regulation protein — MSVRGKGAWWQNRFHDMGARITAPREIVLDILHETDDHVSAADVYVRAHAINPSMGLTTVYRTLDMLTQMGIVQKFDFGDGKARYELVNNPGGKKHHHHLICLRCKSIIDYTEFLDDELEFINKTQTRLSKKYNFNITDHAISFYGFCERCK; from the coding sequence ATGTCAGTGCGGGGAAAAGGAGCCTGGTGGCAAAATCGATTTCATGATATGGGTGCGAGAATAACAGCCCCGAGAGAAATAGTCCTCGATATACTCCATGAGACTGATGATCATGTGAGTGCCGCCGATGTGTATGTGCGGGCACACGCTATAAATCCATCCATGGGACTCACCACAGTTTACCGGACACTGGACATGCTGACCCAGATGGGGATTGTACAGAAATTCGATTTTGGTGACGGAAAGGCCCGTTATGAACTGGTAAATAATCCCGGCGGCAAAAAGCATCATCATCACCTCATATGCCTTCGGTGTAAATCTATCATAGATTATACGGAGTTTCTTGATGACGAATTGGAATTCATTAATAAAACACAAACCAGGCTGTCAAAAAAATATAATTTCAATATCACGGACCATGCTATCAGCTTTTACGGTTTTTGCGAACGATGCAAATAG
- a CDS encoding serine/threonine-protein phosphatase, whose protein sequence is MALKLNTTSAGYTHRGKRPNNEDSFAADDRHGIYIVADGMGGARGGDMASRLLAAEVMEYVSSRFDDESTETGNGLVAEAIRYANGHINEIALRGEAHAGMGTTAVVCLVRGDTLYAGWVGDSRAYFLRGGKIKRLTKDHSYVQSLLDSGLITEEEAREHPERHVITRAVGVESDVAVDLVSISLREGDLIILCSDGVHGMLDDRLMENILKVTGDFTEKSRTLVERAIEKGGDDNATALVIAVKGESPLE, encoded by the coding sequence GTGGCTCTGAAACTGAATACCACATCGGCAGGTTACACCCACCGGGGAAAACGGCCGAACAATGAAGACAGCTTTGCAGCCGATGACAGGCACGGCATTTATATCGTGGCCGACGGCATGGGCGGGGCCCGCGGCGGTGATATGGCCAGCCGGCTCCTGGCCGCCGAGGTAATGGAATATGTATCTTCCCGCTTTGATGATGAAAGTACAGAAACCGGAAACGGTCTTGTGGCGGAAGCGATCCGGTATGCCAATGGCCATATCAATGAAATTGCCCTGCGGGGCGAAGCCCATGCCGGCATGGGGACTACCGCCGTGGTGTGCCTCGTGCGAGGCGACACCCTTTATGCGGGCTGGGTTGGAGACAGCCGCGCTTACTTTCTGCGGGGCGGAAAAATAAAGCGTCTCACCAAAGATCATTCATATGTCCAGTCCCTGCTGGATTCAGGACTCATTACCGAAGAAGAGGCCCGGGAGCATCCCGAGCGTCATGTCATCACCCGCGCCGTGGGCGTGGAGAGCGATGTTGCCGTGGACCTGGTCTCCATTTCCCTCAGGGAGGGCGATTTGATCATTCTTTGCAGTGATGGAGTTCATGGGATGCTTGATGATCGCCTCATGGAGAATATTCTTAAAGTTACGGGGGATTTTACGGAGAAATCCCGCACCCTGGTAGAACGGGCCATTGAAAAGGGGGGCGATGATAATGCCACGGCCCTGGTCATTGCCGTGAAAGGGGAATCTCCGCTGGAATAA
- a CDS encoding GlsB/YeaQ/YmgE family stress response membrane protein, producing the protein MTGIIVTLIVGAVAGWLAGLIWKGKGFGLLWNIIIGVAGSFIGSFLLRLIGLHAYGLIGSIVAALAGALVLLAVINQIKK; encoded by the coding sequence ATGACTGGAATTATCGTGACATTGATAGTAGGTGCCGTGGCAGGATGGCTTGCCGGACTCATTTGGAAAGGGAAAGGTTTTGGACTGCTCTGGAATATCATCATTGGCGTTGCAGGATCATTTATCGGTAGTTTTCTCCTGAGGCTGATCGGCTTGCATGCCTATGGACTCATCGGCTCCATCGTTGCAGCCCTGGCAGGGGCTTTAGTGCTCCTGGCCGTCATCAATCAGATAAAGAAATAA
- the hypC gene encoding HypC/HybG/HupF family hydrogenase formation chaperone: MCLAVPMEIIEISGNKAIAESRGVRTPVDTTLAPDIKIGDKVLIHAGFIIEKLDPKAAQEIDEAWDEYLRLQAESEGAAPRGH, from the coding sequence ATGTGCCTTGCAGTTCCCATGGAAATTATAGAAATAAGCGGCAATAAAGCCATTGCCGAATCCAGGGGAGTCCGGACTCCCGTTGATACAACCCTGGCACCCGACATAAAAATCGGCGATAAGGTTCTTATACACGCCGGTTTTATCATTGAGAAACTTGATCCTAAGGCAGCACAGGAAATTGATGAGGCATGGGATGAATATCTCCGTCTTCAGGCTGAAAGTGAAGGAGCGGCGCCTCGAGGACATTGA
- a CDS encoding Ni/Fe hydrogenase subunit alpha produces MGKKITIEPVTRVEGHGKVTIQMDDAGNVAQSRLHIVEFRGFERFVQGRPFWEAPVLVQRLCGICPVSHHLAAAKAMDVIVGAGTGEGLTKTGEKMRRLMHHGQMFQSHALHFFHLVSPDLLFGADADPAIRNVIGVALEHKDLAVQGVMMRKYGQEIIRATAGKKIHGTGAIPGGINKNLSIAERDEFLKGPDPLNIEKMVQWAQGALDLFKDYHAKNKDLIDNFAVFPSNHLSLVRKDGAMDLYHGVLRAVDKDGKKILNDVDYQDYYKYINEEVRNWSYMKFPFLTSLGKKDGWYTVGPLARLNTVEFIPTPLAQKEFEVYKAYTNGKPNHMSMHMHWARLIELLHSAEVIKDLLNDPDLQGNDLVVSKGKRQEEGTGLIEAPRGTLFHHYKVDENDQIVMANLIVSTTHNNQPMNNAVEYVAKKVFNGQSNITEGMMNRVEMAIRAYDPCLSCATHALGQMPLEITMVGSEGDILDRKLK; encoded by the coding sequence ATGGGAAAAAAAATAACAATAGAACCGGTAACCCGTGTCGAAGGACATGGTAAGGTTACCATACAAATGGATGATGCAGGAAACGTGGCCCAGTCCCGTCTGCACATCGTCGAGTTTCGCGGTTTCGAGCGTTTTGTTCAGGGAAGACCCTTTTGGGAAGCCCCTGTTCTGGTGCAGCGTCTCTGCGGGATATGTCCGGTCAGTCACCATCTTGCGGCAGCCAAGGCCATGGACGTTATCGTGGGCGCGGGAACCGGCGAGGGTTTGACAAAAACCGGCGAGAAGATGAGAAGACTCATGCACCATGGGCAGATGTTCCAGTCTCATGCGCTGCATTTTTTCCACCTGGTTTCTCCGGACCTTCTTTTCGGAGCCGATGCCGATCCGGCAATCCGTAATGTTATTGGTGTCGCACTGGAGCACAAGGACCTGGCGGTTCAGGGTGTAATGATGCGGAAATACGGTCAGGAAATCATCCGCGCCACGGCCGGTAAAAAGATTCACGGCACCGGCGCTATCCCCGGCGGTATCAACAAGAACCTGAGTATCGCCGAGAGGGATGAGTTCCTTAAAGGACCTGATCCGCTCAATATCGAAAAGATGGTCCAGTGGGCACAGGGAGCCCTTGACCTTTTCAAGGATTACCATGCCAAGAACAAGGACCTAATCGATAATTTCGCCGTTTTTCCGTCCAATCACCTCAGCCTCGTGAGAAAGGATGGTGCTATGGATCTGTACCATGGTGTTCTCCGGGCCGTAGACAAGGATGGAAAGAAAATACTGAATGACGTTGATTATCAGGATTATTATAAATACATCAATGAGGAAGTGCGTAACTGGAGTTATATGAAGTTTCCCTTCCTTACCTCTCTCGGTAAAAAGGATGGATGGTATACTGTTGGACCTCTGGCCCGGCTTAACACGGTAGAATTTATCCCGACTCCTTTAGCTCAGAAAGAATTCGAGGTATACAAAGCCTATACCAACGGCAAACCCAACCATATGTCCATGCATATGCATTGGGCCAGGCTTATTGAGCTCCTTCACTCAGCAGAGGTTATCAAGGATCTTCTCAATGATCCTGATCTGCAGGGCAATGACCTTGTTGTCAGCAAGGGGAAACGGCAGGAAGAGGGCACGGGCCTTATTGAGGCTCCGCGCGGAACGCTGTTCCATCATTACAAGGTCGATGAGAATGACCAGATAGTCATGGCAAATCTTATTGTTTCAACAACACACAATAATCAGCCCATGAATAATGCCGTGGAATACGTCGCCAAAAAAGTTTTTAACGGGCAGTCAAACATTACCGAAGGAATGATGAATCGTGTAGAAATGGCAATCCGGGCCTATGACCCCTGCCTGAGCTGCGCGACTCACGCTCTTGGACAAATGCCTCTTGAAATCACCATGGTTGGTTCCGAGGGTGATATTCTGGACAGGAAATTAAAATAG
- a CDS encoding GntR family transcriptional regulator: MDLNIKKIKQPKSLSDMAYETLKASLLKMDIYRLPDDGKLDERDLAEKLGVSRTPLREAISRLVMEGFLSVAPRRGIYVVRKSKEEIIEILIVRSALEGMAARLAAVNATAADIAELKAIFAPFDSPVVKEQFLEYSTANVDFHELVLKLSGCRLLIDMANNLHEHMRWIRFRSAMFDERLPSIHREHGAIINAIENGEEAAAERLMREHIEGLAEFIDERGDNFL, from the coding sequence ATGGATCTGAATATAAAAAAAATCAAGCAGCCGAAAAGTTTGAGCGACATGGCCTATGAAACTTTGAAGGCCAGTCTGCTTAAAATGGATATCTACCGTCTTCCCGATGACGGTAAACTCGATGAACGCGACCTGGCTGAAAAACTCGGCGTAAGCCGCACGCCCCTTCGTGAAGCCATCAGCCGCCTGGTTATGGAAGGATTTCTCTCTGTCGCTCCCCGCAGGGGAATTTACGTGGTGAGGAAATCCAAGGAAGAGATAATCGAGATTCTTATCGTGCGTTCCGCCCTGGAAGGCATGGCCGCCCGTCTCGCTGCGGTAAATGCAACGGCCGCGGATATCGCAGAACTAAAAGCCATATTTGCGCCTTTTGATTCCCCGGTTGTCAAGGAACAGTTTCTTGAATATTCAACGGCCAATGTGGATTTTCATGAACTGGTACTGAAGCTGAGCGGTTGCCGTTTACTTATCGATATGGCCAATAATCTCCATGAACACATGCGGTGGATTCGGTTCAGGTCTGCCATGTTCGATGAGAGGCTTCCATCCATTCATCGTGAACACGGCGCGATCATCAACGCTATAGAAAATGGTGAAGAGGCCGCGGCAGAGCGGCTCATGCGGGAGCATATTGAGGGCCTGGCTGAATTTATTGACGAGCGAGGGGATAATTTTTTATAA